A genomic segment from Oncorhynchus keta strain PuntledgeMale-10-30-2019 chromosome 7, Oket_V2, whole genome shotgun sequence encodes:
- the LOC118386162 gene encoding serine/arginine repetitive matrix protein 2-like isoform X2 — translation MTGQTEADIPETGAVFTFGKSKFADNVPSKFWLKNDHPEEISCGGDHTAVITGHGRLFMFGSNTWGQLGLGSEINVNINKPTAVKALKSEKVKFASCGRDHTIVCTWSGRVYGAGSNQEGQLGLGHCDDTNTFLLLHPFSDHAPIKMLAAGCNTSAALTEDGRLFMWGDNSVGQIGLGTESYISEPRDVMVGQPVAWVSCGYHHSAFVTVDGDLYTFGESGSGRLGVFPDQLANHRVPQRVESIQDPVIQVSCGGEHTVALTKDNVYAFGRGQHGQLGHGTFLFEVPLPKALDHFRNGRVSHVTCGENHTAVITDSGILYTFGDGRQGKLGLGEENFTNQFRPTLCPRFLKYSVQSVACGGSHMLVLAMPRLPEVEEVVIEEDDVTESILESLETYTELLLMDPSFLMPNPQTTPPLWTLSARARRRERESSPEQFGQMFRNLPPLMSGFLNASLPLSRNIRISRTPSEDPCTSSLSSNPSSNDPPSPSRSLKSRSKTPLTPSPKFIFPDPPSPSLSSKFSPKKRPSPSKSPKYASKEHLTPPQSFKSTHKLIPTPSVSPKPSSVKPTDDNQSPKTLSEGPTTPQTERTKDTVIEATDSRMLIENLKKNMDEEDNKDMLPDLALPSGGDFGDETGTTSAEQKDKGHKKGRALRRAVKEAEMEVEQAPANRKLQLLSRKALPTELLRGSSLSSLKAEGTPPKSPKCLMNPQTPASGKENIALTAENSGIKVNTSKLTGSNLQSTRKAGSKPISPAKKQSKLSVSKPSTPTHSQIQISVSKPSTPKHGQNKLSESKPSTPKHGQNKLSESKPSTPKHGQNKLSESKPSTPKHGQNKLSESKPSTPKHGQNKLSESKPSTPKHGQNKLSESKPSTPKHGQNKLSESKPSTPKHGQSKLSEMNKGTEMKVKGPVKVQGKEAFKDQKSKIAEEYTKTIEVQNKPLQEIMPPPVKVKGKPVEKETTPIKATAETIPLKVKSIPKKIVDDNKPSECKGTPIKGKKKAKEVNEEKMEESITFNESGTIVGNKMAVKDKGKEKESAPTKTKNVPKPKDVEAILTEIEGAPVKLKSKPTEVSSQAVLVEPTSKAKSPVTSLSLSDALPQNAGDKKSTKSLVVCQVRDRVEVPGEDAFDESQKGKPSWGGFLSDAASLLPDVGMAGTAMGFLSEAVTSVRGIQSESDTDTSIPPRRSSRVERFTKQSAITQPSSTSPSSSTSDPSTAEQSKRTDARIGTLRNSDQEVGSRIIEKDPETTEAASERSGGQAKVDYDENSSSQSSGAEDDEDKEGGEAEEKSEDSEGAEAEEKSEESEGAEAEEKSEESEGAEAEEKSEDSEGAEAEEKSEDSEGAEAEEKSEDSEGAEAEEKSEDSEGAEAEEKSEDSEGAEAEEKSEDSEGAEAEEKSEDSEGAEAEEKSEDSEGAEAEEKSEDSEGAEAEEKSEESEGAEAEEKSEESEGAEAEEKSEDSEGAEAEEKSEDSEGAEAEEKSEDSEGAEAEEKSEDSEGAEAEEKSEDSEGAEAEEKSEDSEGAEAEEKSEESEGAEAEEKSEESEGAEAEEKSEDSEGAEAEEKSEEDAEAEEEEETSDSVGTGEGEEEDERCASEGTGEWEQGEKSDSDATIKGEEKSDGEGTSDGEESKESDSEASLVEEGEETSAQSEGEGEEGESGSGTSGEEEMSEEESSDEESGDKKKEEEEESNSSEYEKEESGDESGSEAERKSEVSAEEKEDKQAEKAESKATESAEEEGENQEEEESGAEEEGENQEEEESGAEEEGENQEEEESGAEEEGENQEEEESGAEEEGENQEEEESGAEEEGENQEEEESGAEEEGENQEEEESGAEEEGENQEDEESGAEEEGENQEDEESGAEDEGENQEEEESGTEEEGKNQEEEESGTEEEGKNQEEEESGAEEEGENQEEEESGAEEEGEGEDKEGSESKENEEREEEAGVSEEEEEDEGKDEESGEGEDDAGEGEALEGEDEKEDEKDENNKVEEGEEGREDDVKEARGEEEVEGGKGEEEEKEARGEEEVEGEEEEEEEEEEGDKEAEGEKEGEEEEEERQQGEWEDEGKEEGEGEEEEEEEIKNREDQGEGKDEDMKEREENNEEKAEDESEKVDGEKQEEEKEERGVHEERDEEANKPEEEREWQEEEVKGKNREGEEKGGGKKEGKENKTSDGEVEQEEEEEGTCEQKGEMDEEEGEEEKEKEEKDSKGEEEGEEDSKGEEEEGEEEEGEEEEERKSQKGIKKGSQSVPPKAAPPSRKGKEEPPMEKPKPPARTKLRTTGGKQANGTQESQQFWNNVLPQYLELK, via the exons ATGACCGGCCAGACGGAGGCTGATATACCTG AAACGGGAGCAGTCTTCACCTTTGGGAAGAGCAAGTTTGCTGATAATGTGCCCAGTAAATTCTGGCTGAAGAATGACCATCCAGAGGAAATCTCATGTGGGGGGGATCACACTGCTGTCATAACAG GCCATGGCAGGCTTTTCATGTTTGGAAGTAATACCTGGGGTCAGCTAGGACTGGGGTCAGAGATCAATGTCAACATCAACAAGCCCACCGCTGTGAaag CGTTGAAGTCTGAAAAAGTTAAGTTTGCATCATGTGGGAGAGACCACACAATAGTGTGCACAT GGAGTGGGCGTGTTTATGGTGCTGGCAGTAACCAGGAGGGGCAGCTTGGTTTGGGACACTGTGACGACACAAACACCTTCCTCCTGCTTCATCCTTTCTCTGACCATGCACCAATCAAAATGCTTGCTGCTGGCTGCAACACCTCAGCTGCCCTGACAG AGGACGGCAGGCTGTTCATGTGGGGTGATAACTCTGTGGGCCAGATCGGTCTGGGCACAGAGAGCTACATCTCAGAGCCCAGAGATGTGATGGTGGGACAGCCAGTGGCCTGGGTGTCTTGTGGATACCACCACTCAGCGTTTGTCACAG TGGATGGGGACCTCTACACGTTTGGGGAGAGTGGGAGCGGAAGACTGGGTGTATTCCCAGACCAGCTAGCCAATCACAGAGTCCCTCAGCGTGTGGAAAGCATCCAGGACCCGGTCATCCAAGTGTCCTGTGGAGGGGAGCACACAGTGGCACTCACAA AGGACAATGTGTATGCATTTGGGCGGGGGCAGCATGGGCAGCTAGGCCATGGGACCTTCCTGTTCGAGGTACCTTTGCCAAAAGCACTGGACCACTTCCGGAATGGCAGAGTCAGTCACGTAACCTGTGGAGAGAACCACACTGCAGTGATCACAG ACAGTGGGATTCTATACACCTTTGGGGACGGTCGCCAGGGTAAACTAGGACTGGGGGAAGAGAACTTCACCAACCAGTTCAGACCAACACTGTGCCCACGCTTCCTCAAATACAGTGTCCAGTCA gTGGCATGTGGCGGCTCTCACATGCTGGTGCTGGCTATGCCCAGACTCCCAGAGGTTGAGGAAGTGGTGATAGAGGAGGATGATGTTACAGAGAGCATTCTGGAGTCTCTGGAGACCTACACCGAGCTGCTCCTGATGGACCCCTCCTTCCTGATGCCCAACCCACAGACCACACCTCCTCTCTGGACCCTGTCTGCTAGGGCCCGCCGCAGGGAGAGG GAGAGTTCTCCAGAGCAGTTTGGCCAGATGTTCCGTAACCTTCCGCCTCTGATGTCAGGCTTCCTCAACGCCTCCCTGCCCCTGTCCAGAAATATCCGCATCTCCAGAACACCATCTGAAGACCCCTGCACCTCCTCACTGTCCTCCAATCCCTCCTCAAACGACCCCCCCAGCCCCTCACGCTCCCTTAAATCCAGATCCAAAACCCCATTAACACCGTCACCCAAGTTCATATTCCCAGACCCTCCTAgcccttcactctcctccaagTTCTCCCCTAAGAAGAGGCCCAGCCCCTCAAAATCCCCCAAATATGCATCTAAAGAACACCTCACCCCCCCACAGTCCTTTAAATCCACACATAAACTCATCCCCACCCCCTCAGTGTCCCCTAAACCCTCCTCTGTAAAGCCCACAGATGACAACCAATCCCCCAAAACGCTGTCTGAGGGTCCCACCACACCACAGACAG AGAGGACCAAGGACACTGTGATAGAAGCAACTGACAGCCGGATGCTCATTGAGAATTTGAAGAAGAACATGGATGAAGAGGACAATAAAGACATGTTGCCAGACCTG GCATTACCATCAGGGGGAGATTTTGGCGATGAGACTGGGACTACATCTGCAGAACAGAAGGATAAG GGACATAAAAAGGGTCGGGCTCTGAGGAGAGCTGTTAAGGAGGCAGAAATGGAGGTTGAACAAGCCCCGGCCAACAGGAAGCTGCAGCTACTTTCCCGTAAGGCCCTTCCTACCGAGCTTCTGAGAGGCTCCAGCTTGAGTTCATTAAAGGCAGAGGGCACGCCCCCAAAGAGCCCCAAATGCTTAATGAACCCTCAGACCCCAGCCAGCGGCAAGGAAAACATTGCCTTGACAGCAGAAAATTCTGGCATCAAAGTGAACACCAGTAAACTGACAGGTAGTAATCTGCAAAGCACACGTAAAGCAGGGTCTAAACCAATTTCACCAGCAAAGAAACAAAGCAAGTTATCCGTATCGAAACCTAGCACTCCTACACACAGCCAGATCCAGATATCTGTGTCTAAACCCAGCACTCCAAAACATGGTCAAAACAAACTGTCTGAATCTAAACCCAGCACTCCAAAACATGGTCAAAACAAACTGTCTGAATCTAAACCCAGCACTCCAAAACATGGTCAAAACAAACTGTCTGAATCTAAACCCAGCACTCCAAAACATGGTCAAAACAAACTGTCTGAATCTAAACCCAGCACTCCAAAACATGGTCAAAACAAACTGTCTGAATCTAAACCCAGCACTCCAAAACATGGTCAAAACAAACTGTCTGAATCTAAACCCAGCACTCCAAAACATGGTCAAAACAAACTGTCTGAATCTAAACCCAGCACTCCAAAACATGGTCAAAGTAAGCTGTCTGAGATGAATAAAGGTACAGAGATGAAAGTTAAAGGCCCTGTAAAAGTTCAAGGTAAAGAGGCTTTCAAAGACCAGAAATCTAAAATTGCAGAGGAATATACTAAAACAATTGAAGTTCAAAATAAACCACTTCAAGAGATCATGCCCCCTCCAGTCAAAGTTAAAGGTAAACCTGTGGAAAAGGAAACAACTCCAATTAAGGCTACTGCTGAAACCATTCCTTTGAAAGTAAAGAGCATTCCCAAGAAGATTGTAGATGATAACAAACCATCTGAATGTAAAGGCACTCCAATAAAAGGAAAAAAGAAGGCAAAAGAGGTGAATGAAGAGAAGATGGAAGAGTCTATTACTTTCAACGAGTCAGGGACAATAGTGGGGAACAAAATGGCAGTTAAAGATAAAGGCAAAGAAAAAGAAAGTGCACCCaccaaaacaaaaaatgtgcCCAAACCAAAAGATGTTGAAGCGATACTAACTGAGATAGAGGGAGCCCCAGTGAAACTGAAAAGCAAGCCGACAGAGGTTTCCAGCCAAGCAGTCTTAGTAGAACCTACCTCAAAGGCCAAATCACCAGTCACATCACTCTCATTATCAGATGCACTACCTCAAAATGCTGGAGATAAGAAGTCAACAAAGTCACTGGTTGTCTGTCAGGTCAGGGATAGAGTGGAGGTCCCAGGGGAAGATGCCTTTGATGAATCCCAGAAGGGGAAGCCTAGCTGGGGAGGATTTCTCAGCGATGCAGCCTCTCTCCTTCCAGATGTGGGGATGGCGGGGACAGCCATGGGGTTCCTGAGTGAGGCGGTGACGAGCGTGAGGGGGATTCAGTCGGAGAGTGACACAGACACTTCTATCCCTCCTCGGCGGTCCAGCCGGGTAGAGAGGTTCACCAAACAGAGCGCCATCACCCAGCCTTCCTCCACATCACCCTCTTCTTCAACATCAGATCCAAGCACAGCTGAGCAAAGCAAGAGGACTGACGCACGCATCGGCACCCTCAGGAATTCTGATCAGGAAGTGGGGAGCAGGATTATTGAGAAGGACCCAGAAACCACAGAGGCTGCTAGTGAGAGGTCAGGGGGTCAGGCCAAGGTTGATTATGATGAGAACTCTAGTAGTCAAAGTTCGGGAGCTGAGGATGATGAAGATAAAGAGGGCGGAGAGGCAGAAGAAAAGAGTGAAGACAGCGAGGGTGCAGAGGCAGAAGAAAAGAGTGAAGAGAGCGAGGGTGCAGAGGCAGAAGAAAAGAGTGAAGAGAGCGAGGGTGCTGAGGCAGAAGAAAAGAGTGAAGACAGCGAGGGTGCAGAGGCAGAAGAAAAGAGTGAAGACAGCGAGGGTGCAGAGGCAGAAGAAAAGAGTGAAGACAGCGAGGGTGCAGAGGCAGAAGAAAAGAGTGAAGACAGCGAGGGTGCAGAGGCAGAAGAAAAGAGTGAAGACAGCGAGGGTGCAGAGGCAGAAGAAAAGAGTGAAGACAGCGAGGGTGCTGAGGCAGAAGAAAAGAGTGAAGACAGCGAGGGTGCAGAGGCAGAAGAAAAGAGTGAAGACAGCGAGGGTGCAGAGGCAGAAGAAAAGAGTGAAGACAGCGAGGGTGCAGAGGCAGAAGAAAAGAGTGAAGAGAGCGAGGGCGCAGAGGCAGAAGAAAAGAGTGAAGAGAGCGAGGGTGCAGAGGCAGAAGAAAAGAGTGAAGACAGCGAGGGTGCAGAGGCAGAAGAAAAGAGTGAAGACAGCGAGGGTGCAGAGGCAGAAGAAAAGAGTGAAGACAGCGAGGGTGCTGAGGCAGAAGAAAAGAGTGAAGACAGCGAGGGTGCAGAGGCAGAAGAAAAGAGTGAAGACAGCGAGGGTGCAGAGGCAGAAGAAAAGAGTGAAGACAGCGAGGGTGCAGAGGCAGAAGAAAAGAGTGAAGAGAGCGAGGGCGCAGAGGCAGAAGAAAAGAGTGAAGAGAGCGAGGGCGCAGAGGCAGAAGAAAAGAGTGAAGACAGCGAGGGCGCAGAGGCAGAAGAAAAGAGTGAAGAGGATGCGGAGgcggaagaagaagaagaaacgaGTGATAGTGTGGGGAcaggtgagggggaggaggaagacgagAGGTGTGCGAGTGAGGGGACAGGAGAGTgggaacagggagagaagagtgATAGTGATGCGACTAtaaagggggaggagaagagtgaTGGTGAGGGGACAAGTGATGGGGAGGAGAGCAAAGAGAGTGATTCTGAGGCAAGCctagtggaggagggagaggagacgagtGCACAGagtgagggggaaggagaagagggcGAAAGTGGTTCTGGGacaagtggagaggaggagatgagtgaAGAAGAGTCCAGTGATGAAGAGAGTGGGGATAAaaaaaaagaggaagaggaggagagcaatTCGAGTGAGTATGAAAAGGAGGAGAGTGGTGATGAATCAGGAAGTGAGGCTGAGCGCAAGAGTGAGGTATCAGCAGAAGAGAAAGAAGATAAACAAGCAGAAAAAGCAGAAAGTAAAGCCACTGAGTCagcagaggaggaaggagagaaccaagaagaggaagagagtggagcagaggaggaaggagagaaccaagaagaggaagagagtggagcagaggaagaaggagagaaccaagaagaggaagagagtggagcagaggaggaaggagagaaccaagaagaggaagagagtggagcagaggaggaaggagagaaccaagaagaggaagagagtggagcagaggaggaaggagagaaccaagaagaggaagagagtggagcagaggaggaaggagagaaccaagaagaggaagagagtggagcagaggaggaaggagagaaccaAGAAGACGAAGAGAGTGGagcagaggaggaaggagagaaccaAGAAGATGAAGAGAGTGGAGCagaggatgaaggagagaaccaagaagaggaagagagtggaacagaggaggaaggaaagaaccaagaagaggaagagagtggaacagaggaggaaggaaagaaccaagaagaggaagagagtggagcagaggaggaaggagagaaccaagaagaggaagagagtggagcagaggaggaaggagagggagaggataaggAAGGTAGTGAAAGTAAAGaaaatgaggagagggaggaggaggcaggcgtaagtgaggaggaagaagaggacgaggGAAAGGATGAAGAAAGTGGAGAAGGTGAGGATGATGCAGGAGAGGGGGAAGCACTTGAGGGTGAGGATGAAAAGGAAGATGAAAAGGATGAGAACAACAAAGttgaagagggtgaggagggacgAGAAGATGATGTGAAAGAAgccaggggagaggaagaggttgAAGGTGGAAaaggtgaggaagaggagaaagaagccaggggagaggaagaggttgaaggtgaggaagaggaggaggaagaagaagaagagggagacaAAGAAGCAGAAggagaaaaggaaggagaggaggaggaagaagaaagaCAGCAAGGAGAGTGGGAGGATGAAGGAAAGGAAgagggtgaaggggaggaggaagaagaagaggaaattAAGAATAGAGAAGATCAAGGAGAAGGAAAGGATGAGGAtatgaaagaaagagaagagaataaTGAGGAGAAGGCAGAGGATGAGAGTGAAAAGGTGGATGGTGAAaaacaggaagaggagaaagaggaaagaggagtgcatgaagagagagatgaggaagcaAATAAACCAGAAGAGGAAAGGGAGTGGCAAGAGGAGGAAGTGAAGGGAAAaaacagggagggggaggagaaggggggaggtAAAAAAGAAGGGAAAGAAAATAAGACAAGTGATGGGGAGGTAGaacaagaggaggaagaagagggcaCATGTGAACAGAAAGGGGAGATGgatgaggaggaaggggaagaggagaaagaaaaggaggagaaagatagtaaaggagaagaagagggggaggaagacagtaaaggagaggaagaggagggagaggaagaagagggggaggaagaagaagagagaaaatcACAGAAAGGGATAAAGAAAGGGTCACAGAGCGTACCACCTAAAGCAGCTCCCCCCAGCAGGAAAGGGAAGGAAGAGCCCCCAATGGAGAAACCCAAACCACCAGCCCGCACCAAGCTGAGGAccacagggggaaaacaggccaATGGAACCCAAGAATCCCAACAGTTCTGGAACAATGTCTTACCCCAGTACCTGGAGCTGAAGTGA